A window of the Lactuca sativa cultivar Salinas chromosome 7, Lsat_Salinas_v11, whole genome shotgun sequence genome harbors these coding sequences:
- the LOC111888645 gene encoding uncharacterized protein LOC111888645, with protein sequence MANPIDSTGFTTIDPSNPFFIAPSDNPSSILITNPFNGIGFASWKQSMLISLASKNKLGFIDGSISEPTIISNSYSAWFRANSMVISWILNSLSKNSVDSVLFFVYCSRNLDSIVSKVRTTIWSVDLPDSTTAISTSQGSDDFGTYFTKLTRIWDELCIVQAIPPCSCDVASQIHKFLEE encoded by the coding sequence ATGGCTAATCCAATTGATTCTACTGGATTTACTACCATTGATCCATCAAATCCTTTCTTCATTGCTCCGTCTGACAATCCGAGTTCTATTCTCATCACAAATCCTTTTAATGGAATCGGATTTGCATCTTGGAAACAATCAATGCTCATATCGTTAGCTAGCAAGAACAAGTTAGGTTTTATTGATGGATCAATCTCTGAACCAACAATAATCTCAAATTCGTATTCTGCCTGGTTTCGAGCCAATTCCATGGTAATTAGTTGGATTCTGAATTCTCTATCCAAAAATAGTGTCGATAGTGTGTTGTTCTTTGTCTATTGCTCGAGAAATTTGGATTCAATTGTATCAAAGGTTCGAACAACCATATGGAGTGTTGATTTACCAGATTCAACAACAGCTATTTCAACTTCTCAAGGTTCAGACGATTTCGGAACTTATTTCACCAAATTGACAAGAATTTGGGATGAATTGTGTATTGTTCAAGCAATTCCTCCATGTTCTTGTGATGTTGCATCTCAAATCCACAAGTTTCTTGAAGAATAA